From the genome of Triticum aestivum cultivar Chinese Spring chromosome 3B, IWGSC CS RefSeq v2.1, whole genome shotgun sequence, one region includes:
- the LOC123072664 gene encoding mitochondrial import inner membrane translocase subunit PAM16 like 2, whose protein sequence is MAGRLLGQLLVMGGAVVGRAVVQAYRQAIVNAQRTGAAQEAVNGIRRASKAMTEQEARQILGISEKTSWEEIVKKYDTMFEKNAKSGSFYLQSKVHRAKECLESIYHDKPDIMN, encoded by the exons ATG GCCGGACGGCTCCTCGGGCAGCTCCTCGTCATGGGCGGCGCCGTCGTCGGCAGGGCCGTGGTCCAGGCCTACCGCCAGGCCATCGTCA ATGCACAAAGAACCGGAGCTGCTCAGGAAGCTGTGAATGGTATTCGAAGGGCTAGCAAGGCTATGACCGAGCAAGAAGCCCGGCAAATATTAGGTATCAGTGAAAAGACGAGTTGGGAAGAGATCGTAAAG AAGTACGACACGATGTTTGAGAAGAACGCCAAGAGCGGAAGCTTCTATCTCCAGTCGAAAGTCCACCGGGCCAAAGAATGTCTGGAGTCCATATACCATGATAAGCCCGACATAATGAACTGA